The following DNA comes from Silurus meridionalis isolate SWU-2019-XX chromosome 14, ASM1480568v1, whole genome shotgun sequence.
accgaatgttcaggaacgttaggaataacattttaaactgttttcactaaaatttcatacaatattttaaaaacacattattgtattaaagtgacaatgtctagatgTCTAGAAGGAACCATAGGGGCTGCGTACAAAATTCGCAGATTTTTCGCCCTTTATTATAAGTATGTACACATACCACATAattcatacagtactgtataaaaatCAGAGATTTTTAGTCAAATGGcgatttaacacttactcatttATATTGCAATAGCAAGGGGAAAACAGTTAAAAtaagttaaaaagaaataactGGAAAATAAACAGTACTTCAATAACTATTCAGTAAATATCAGCCCCTTGCTTAGTTATGCAGTGCATGAAGGTCCATATAAAGaattaatattatacataaaatatctAAAGATTTAATCCTGTTTTCGTGTTGAAGTCCTTTGTTTGATTTCTGAACAATGCTgggaaaatatatattgaaaaaaaggaTCTGCTTGTAATAAGAGCCTGTAATTAAACGCATTATGCATCATATGTATTTTAGGACATGCAAATCGTTTATTACCCGTTTCATCATGAAAGTTTACAGCAACTGTTTCCATCCAGGAATTGTCTGTGTTTCTTGGATCATCTACATAACCTTTATACACCTAAACAAAAGACACAGTATAAGTCTGGAGCACAgtgcaaaaaagatttttgttctGCTGTCATTCTTTCCCTAAATGGATTATTTCTAACCTGAAAACCAGGTGAACTGAACAGCTTTGAGATCCGCTCGTGGATATTTTTGCGCTCTTCCAGAGAAGCTTGGAGACAGTTCAAAGCCTCCTCTGAGAATTCTCGCTGAAGGGTCAGAGACACCAACTCTTCTGGGTCGACCATGCCCTGAACACACAGTGTGTTACCAACTATGAAACTCACAATAAACTCAAAATATTTGGTAGCATCCATTTCTAAActgaatgagtttattagatatATACTGACCCCTGGGATGGCCCATTCTCCACAGTCTTTCCTCTTAATTGACACAAACTGCAGCACAGGTCGTTTAGAGACGGCATGAAAAACATTCTTGCCTGAAGAGTCCCGCTTCCACCTGGGACAAAAGAGAAAAGGGAGGAGAAATGTTTACAGATGAGCTGAAGCTTGAGAAGGTAAAGACTTCTACTATATACTTCTTAtggaaaataaaactattttagtACAGTCATGTGctcctttttcttggcttttatttattttttggtataTTAAAAGAAGTGTAATTGTACAAGTTGTACTTTTGCAGACTAATGTAGAGAAGGTAGACTAACACTTCTCAGAAGCAAATGATGGGTATAAGATCAATATGCCCAGTGCAGCATGGGGAGCAATGTAACTGGAAGTTAATGGGATAATAATGTGAGTTCTGATATGATTATCCTCCTAAAAGCATTCAGAGTGCATGGTGAACTCTGTACAGATCGATGGTGGTGCTTTGATAATTCAGTCAATCAATAGCTCTATAGACTGGTGAGAATAGCAGCTTTGGATCATTATCAATGTCATTAACTAGCTTTAAAAACTGAAACCATTCCTGAGGGCTTCTGGTTTTATGGTGCAGACCTAATTACAAAAATCTTGTGGTGAGCCACTAATGTAACTAATCTCTCACACTGTATGGCACTGCACTCAGAAAGAAAGCTTACTAAATTATCTTTCTGGTGTGGAACCATTACTTCAAGTGTTTGCTGTGGTAATTTGCAATGTGATCAGCAGATTGATCCATCAGTGGTTTATAATGGTGTTTATGACTTTtttaaaagatagatagatagatagatagatagatagatagatagatagatagatagatagatagatagatagatagatagatagatagatagattctccATAGCATTCTGATTATTATTACCtttaatactatactatagtCAATGGTATAGTCAATTAGTCAGTAGACATCATTCAATGATTTTTCTACTAGCTTTAGTTTATAGTcagggaaaaaatacaaaactattTAAATCAAATGGATTATTTGTTCTTTTCCCAAGTGTGTAGCTGAGCTCAAAGTCAACTTAAAGAACAGAAGGGTGTCTCTAAAAACGTCTCTTGCAGAGGCATTGTACCTGGTAACTATGGGATCTGCAGCATGGTTAGGCCCCCACCTGCCAAGAAGGCCTCGCCCATTCAGACCAGTTCTTCCTCTGGGGTTACTGAAAAAGGTTAGAATGGAATTGCAGGCTAAAATAACTGTAAAGGAAAGCGAGGCCATGTAAAAGCAAGGGGCTAACGATTGAGTTCTCGTCTTACAGTGGACGGCCATCCTGTATGCTGTAATCTCCTTCATGGCTCCGCCTATCCACAGGCCCATCAAGTGAATTAAACCGTGGAGAAAAAGAACTGAAAGTAAAACATATCGATTAACTCATGCTCTGGATTTTCAGCACATTTAGTGAAGATAAAAGAGCAGTAGAAACAATGTCACCCAATGTCTGGATCTGCCCAATCAGGATTCTTTAGCACAGATGGTGCAGTGTAGTTCACAGGATTGTAGTCGGGCCAGTGAGTCTCCCAGCTCACATTATTATCTGGAACAGGGAAGCGATGTTGGTCTGAACTTGGGTACACTGTACAACGGGCCTTGATATGTGTTGTAGGCGACATGGAGACAGAACCTAACGTACAGACACTTGAAGCTCTGGTGTTGTTGGATTTACTGTGCATAGACAGAGGTGCACAACAGTCAAGATTAGAGCATGCTAATACAAACAATTTGACTCAAACACAGAATGAACAATTTACGTTTTCTAGGATTTGTTGCACAATTGACATATGCATGATTATATACGTGCGGTACAAAACACAGGCTCTTAAGTAAACAAAATTGGTCAGGatgtattgattatttttctaatatGTAACTTTGACAACAAATCCAGCTGTTTATATTGATTCCCTCTTACTGCAGCACAACTATTCTAAGAACTGGCTAGTATGGTAACCACAGTAATATATACTAAACATATTATAATATATCAAAACcttaaatgcaacacacatttattcatgacgtcctttcttgaattagaagtttaaaaaaaaaaaaaaatcctcattaaaaatcattttaatcactaaacatttgttttgcgccaagtctcaaatcaagcactaaaaaaaagaaacgtcaCGATTCTTCTTCATTGGCGATTCGCCTTCTTAAGTAGAGCATTACCGCCATCTCTATTCCTATCCCCAGACCAAAAAACCGCCATGATGCACAGAttcggcaattaaaaccgtccgtgtggaaacatagcgaaAGTTCTTTTTAGTACCCTTGTGATTTACGTAAtgtaaaacaccataattactttaaaacatttacaataccattttgtcttcatgctctatgttgagtttggtttctttaataataaaaatacatttgcacaaagcatccatatttgtctagCCCATGTTGATTGGAGTATtaatgaaaagtattaatttaaggttcatttagaacagatagaaaatactattttttttcttccttccttccttattGATTGTGAGAATAAAAGTCCACAGGCGTGCACCATCTATAACAGAAAAATAAGATATCTTAGAGCTCACAGTGCTGTACGAAGCATCTAATTCAATAAACTTACCAAAATCCACTCGCTCGTATGGCGAAAGGAAACGTTACAAGTGTAAGAGCGATGTGTACAGACCGATCCCAGTTTCCTAACACtgatttcattacaaaactCCCAAAACCGCCTGCAGTATCCAGGAAGTGAACAGCAGCACCGATACTCCTCCCTCCAGCTGAAGGGTGACGAGTAGGGCTGAACTGCGCATGCGCAAAGTTGTATTACGCCCTATAACGAATCCTGGTTTCTACCACGCATGCGTGTAGGCCAACCGACTTTAAAAGAATACTGTAGTGCGTATGGAACAGACGTTTCTTTCTTCTGGAAGATGGGTCTAGAATATCTCGTTTTCGAATACGGTTTTTGGATAAGAAACAATTTCACCTGCAGTAATAAGAGGGATGGAGACTTTATTGATATCTCCCTGAATCcctgtatgtctgcctctagtggtgaagcgtggaaatacaactgaattgGAATCCTATCTTacacataatttatttttcaagaaTTGATTTATAAAGTTTTGTTACATCTATCAATATAACCATCATAGATTTGCTGTAAACCAATTgcaatttgtacaaaataacatttatgagtCAGAAAATTGGACAAACCCTCTTATTGAtggtttttcattatttttattgtttcccACATTGTATATTATTTCCACAGTGTATATTAATACTGGAATAATCACAGAAGAAATATGGAATGGTGTAGTTAACAAAATCGTATTAAATAGCcaagaaattttatatttttaatctccaatgtagccaccttttgctctgatgatgatgatgatgatgatgatgatgatgggtaATTGAGAAGGCCAGGCAATCTGATGCACCGATCCATCATTCTCCATCTTGGACTaatagctcttacataacctagaggtgtggggtcactgtcatgttggaaaacaaattatgGTCCAACTAAGTCCAAACCAGATGGGATAACATGTCCGTTGTAAAATGCTCTGGTAGCAATGCTGGTTACATGTGCACTTAGTTTCCACTTAAttaccaacagtgtcaccagcaaaacatacccacaccatcacactttcTCCTCTATGCTTCATAGTGGGAACTGCACATTCAGGAACAATGACACAGAGGTTAAAACCAAATATAAACCAAAGGACATTTCTCTTCTAATGTCTAATGTAATTTtgtttcttggcccaagcaagtctctttttgcttgtttaacacttttatatttactacataattccatatttgttctttcatagtttggatgtagTCTGTATTAttgtacaatgttaaaaaaagaacttttgactggtactgtacATCGAAAGATACACCAAAAACATCATAATTGAAATAAGTTTACCTTAATAAATGGCCAGTGGCGACGCCTACTGGTGAATAGATGCATTTCAGTCAAGGAAGAGGCACTGTTACTAATTCTGagatcattttaaaaatgaatgcacAGGCCCAATAATGACTGTACtggtgcatttacatttactcattTGGCTGATGTCATCTGTCATGCATGATAAGCTGGAgtgatcatttatttataccaCTTGAAATAATTTTACTGCACTTAGTCATTATATATAAGcatgttaaataattaatacattgcAGTGGAAATGAAGAAACATCTGCATCTACAATTCCTCCTCGCTATTGTGCAAATCTACTAAGCAGCTACAGGAAATGTCTTATGGGTGTTATTGGTGTTAAAGGAGCTTCTATTACTTAGCAAATACAATGACTCACAGACTTCCAGTCTAGATTgtgaataattaattacatttgttcaatgaaaagaaaaagaaaaagtgcacgTTTAATATGTACACAATTTAGGCCAACTATCTTTGTTATTATGGCTGAATCATGAGTAATTAAAACTCAGATCCAGACAATCCAGACAAAACTACTATTTATTCCAAAGGTAAATTGTGGCCTCTGATTAGTTGGTTATTGAGCGATAAGTGATAAAGCACATgctgttacataaaaaaatatcaaacatcGAACAGAGATGCTGTAATCACTCTGAAGTACATTGTGAACTACTTAAATTGCCcttaagggtgtgtgtgtgtgtgtgtgtgtgtgtgtgtgtgtgtgtgtgtgtgtgtgtgtgtgtgtgtgtgtgatctgataAGTCCAAAGTTGAGATTTTTTATTCTAACCGCTGTGTTTTTGTTATATGTACAGAAGGTGAACAGATGGTTTCTAAGTGTGTGGtttccactgtgaagcatggaggaggtgGTGTGGGGGTGTGGGGATAATTTGCAAGTGACACTATTGCAGATTTAGTCAAAACTGAGGGCAAACTAAACCAGCATGGCTAACAGagcattttgcagtgacatgcCATCCCATATGCGCATAATGGGgacatcatttgttttccattccaggacaatgaccccaaacacacctggAAATggtgcatcagatgacctggccttcaCAATCCCTTGATCTAAATTCAGTTCAAATGGTTTGGAAAGAGTTGGACtggaaagtgaaggaaaagcagccaacaagtactCAACCACCATGGAACTCCTCAAGATGGTTGTAAAACCGTTCCAGGTAAGTACCTCTTGCAGCTGAGTGAGAGAAGAGTGACAAGAGTGTGCACAGCTGTCTTCGAAGCAAAAGGCGGCTACTTTTGAAGAagcagaaatataaaacaattttgttGTCCTCagtataaatatacactgtagaaaacaatgaaatataaagtgcctgtgtgtgctattaaatggaaataaatatcaACGATGGAACAGAGATGCTGTCATCACTCTGAAGATGACTGTGAAATGCCTAcattgcctgtgtgtgtgtgtgtgtgtgtgtgtgtgtgtgtgtgtgtgtgttattagtaCAGGGCACCTTTTTGTCACCTACTTGTGATGGACTTGAATTGATGGTGTGTATAAGATTTTTGAAAGGTTTGGAAATCCATTCCCCGGTTGTTTTTTGAGATAAGACTGAGGTTTTAGCCTAACAGAGTAATATGTATATGAGGATATGAGGCCAGGCTTGGTTAGGAAACACACACAAGGCCTCTTCTCACATCAATAAACAGATCACTTTTCTGCAGCCACCAGGAGTGCCTTGTACAGTGTGCcgcgcatgcgcagtacagCAACTCGCCTGTGGCCTGAGGAGTACGTTGTTCACGAAGCGCGCCCCCGCATTCGCGTTCTCGAGCTGTATGGTAGTACGGAGTAGGAAAGAAATCCGCGTTCACGTtcgacacacaaacacacacacacacactcaacctaGAAGCAAGGGGGCGCTTTATCGACTCTCTTTTTACTGTCAGTTCAAGTGCGACGTCCAGAGGAGGCTCGTTCACGGAAATACGCGGCGCTTGTCGTTGAAGCTGAAATCGGTAGCAGGTCCCCCCTCCTTAACCCTCCCCTACCACGACCGAGCACCGGAACCGAGCGGATTTTTGAAGCGAAACGATGGCGGAGTCGGACAACAGCGTAGAAGTAGTGGCGGCGGCAGTGGGAGCAGCGGGCTCGAACGTCAACACCGCCGATGCTGGAGGAACAGCCGCGCCCGGAGTAGTCACTGGAGCCGCGGGATCCAAACCCGGCCTGGAGATGGTGAAGGGGCAGAATTTCGACGTGGGCCCGCGATACACCGACCTCCAGTACATCGGGGAGGGGGCCTACGGGATGGTCTGGTAGGGGGcgaattttaataattttaacgTATTAATTTTTGTTCCACTCctacaatacaaaacaacacaaaaacacaggcGAGCTCCTGATGCTAATCACTTGCTTAGCTAACTTACCTCCATTACCGTGtgcaaaaatgtatgaaaaaaaacatacagtggtgtgtgttatttgagaaagtaataataatgaaaaaggaaacaattgactttaatatttttacacGTAAAATGGAGCAAAACGACATTTTCaggtggataaaaaaaaaaaaaagtcgtttAAGTATAATGCAGCAAATATTGGGCGGCTCAACAAGTTCGCTGTGTGCGTCTAACCCCAGGATTGAAGCTCTCCAGAAAATCTCCTGTAAAAGCCCTTTATAAAAGCAAACGAGATGCGATATCAGGATAATGTTCAAACAGTGAACAATATTTTACTCGAATACACCACATGTAAATATCTTGTAAATATTGTGTAGATATTCACCTAAACCGACTCTTAACCTAGGACTCTATTTCATATGCTCTGTCTGTTTATCAACACCCACAGATGATAACTGCactttttattgttgttattattatttttggatgCTCAAGATGTACATCCAGTTTGCTAACAAGGCATAGGAAGTCCAAACTGCATGCTAATGCATTAGCTCTTTTACATGTCATTATGTCGAGGCTGTAATATAGGCGTGGCTGTGATGCCACTGATGCTGGGGTTATATTCAAACTTTTTAGGTTGATTTTATGGCAAAAAATGATTGAAACCTAAGATTTTTTAGGGGGGGATGAGGGATTAATGCATGTTGGTAGACGACTACGTTGTTAGATGCTATAAATTCATAATTCCCATGGTGTTTTGAGAAGATGCGGGAGGTGATCAGGAGGTTGGAGATGTTTGGCTGAGTTGTTGGTTAGTCAGATAACATAAACCTGATGTCTAAGATGAGTGATCGATATTTTGTCAAGCAGTTTTAGGGATTAGGGAggatttaattttctaaatcgTACTGGCCGACGTCTATAGTCCCGTTGTTTAGAGTGATGTGGTCTTCCATCGATTCTGAACGAAAATCCTCCCATGCAAAATGAccatgtttgtttattgtatgtTATGGTTGACGTGGAAATTCTGTCGTGAATACGTTTTCCTAACTTTCTCACTCGTCTGATTGTATGAAATGTATCTCTTTCTCCCCTCCGTCGCCGACGCATTTAGCTCTGCTTTGGACCATGTGAACAAGGTCCGAGTGGCCATTAAGAAGATCAGCCCGTTTGAGCACCAGACGTACTGCCAGCGCACGCTGCGAGAAATCAAGATCCTGCTGCGCTTCCGTCATGAGAACATCATCGGCATCAACGACATCCTGAGAGCGCGCCGCATCGACTACATGCGCGACGTGTATCCTTAACCCGAGCAGACGGCCACGCCTGGAGAGCCTGTCTGCACTGCGATGTGGAGTCAGGTTTCTAACCATTGTCCTAAAGAGCAGCGAAGCCCCTGAGGGTTGCGCTCTAGAGAGCTGTGTGATAGATTTATGCAGCACTTCAGCGAGGTCTGAAAATCAAATATAATTGCTTTGCGTTTTTTATCCACCCCGTATCATTTGCATTCATGTCTAAATATCAACTTGCACTTTTAACACGTTTAAAATAGTAGTTGGGCGCACGCGCCCCTTGTTTTGCTCCGGGATTATCCCTGTGAGCTGCTGTAAAGTCCATTAATTCCTTGACTGCCTGTAGCTACATTGTCCAAGACCTGATGGAGACAGACCTGTACAAGTTGCTAAAGACCCAGCAGCTCAGCAATGATCACATCTGCTACTTTCTGTACCAGATCCTGCGTGGGCTGAAGTACATTCACTCTGCCAACGTCCTCCACAGAGATCTGAAGCCCTCTAACCTGCTCATCAACACCACCTGTGACCTCAAGGTCAGAGCCAGTCGATaaagagtgtttttttcttcttctttataatatatttatttatttatttatttatttatttattttattttttttacttttacatgcaTTGAAATATATAGTAACTCACACaaatgagtacacccctcacatttcagcaaccattttagtatcttctcaagggacaatactatagaaatgggGGGCTTGTATTGCAGTACAGATTTagtgtcctctgaaaataactcaacatacaggaccatacatatttgtgtatcttgtataagagcagttaaaatttggtgctttgagtacaattctctcatactgaacactggatgtttaacatggcacctcatggcaaagaggatttgagaattagaattgttgctctccacaaagatgcctaGGTTATAAgatctgtatgaccctgaaactgagttacagaacagtgaccagggtcatacagaggtttttcaagacgggttccacttgAAACAGACCTCACAAGAGTCGATCAAAGATGATGAGTCTTCATGCTGTGCTAAACcttccaagagcatgaattactggaaccatgtcctgtggtctgataagacttaagataaacttgtttggctcagatggtgacATCCTGGTGAGGAGTAGCAAGAAAATTGTGTGGGTTATTTAGGTGAACATGGATTCCAAcctgtactgtgacattctgtaacaatggtgctcacacaaaatagtCACACTTTGGAGACAATTTTGACATGTTCAtgtagggtgtactcacttttgttgcctttttttaagacaatttttagaggacagtaaatctgtactgctgcacgttgactactttaaaatatatccaagttttatttcttttgaccCTTGAGAACATAATAAAATGgctgctaaaatgtgaggggtgtactcacttttgtgagttACTGTATAATATTTGTGTACTTGTCAGACTCTGGTCTCTGCAGTTTTTGTAAACAAAAGGGAGTTCATAATAAACAAATTCGTACCAGCACAATCCCACAATTTCAGGACGAGACGGCATCTTGATTTGGCCATCAATTCCAAAAGTTCTGTCTTTTGCATGAGCGTTCAGATGTTCAAGCCTTGTCTTGTTTCGTGGTTATGGCACCAAACATTACCTCTCTGCTAACCTCATTGATTTACAACattaaaactaaacacacaaaGGTGTTATGTAATATGCATTCAATACAGCagtcttaaatttttttttttttctccagcttCTGCCATTTTATGTTAGAACATATTAATACTGGATACTGAGACAAGCTGAAAGCAATAACCAGGGAGTGGCTTAGTGCTGAAGGCTGTGATTTTCTAAAGAGAGTTCAACTCTCATTACTTAATCGTCAATCCCAACATTAAGAGGGAAGTGTCGGGTGTGGACAAACCATACACAGCTCCACAGTGCTGCCCAGTCTTACATTTTGTTTGCTTGGAAAACTCTTCTGTAGTGGAACGtgtgaagtggtagctcagtgcttaaggctctgggttactgattgg
Coding sequences within:
- the mapk3 gene encoding mitogen-activated protein kinase 3, which produces MAESDNSVEVVAAAVGAAGSNVNTADAGGTAAPGVVTGAAGSKPGLEMVKGQNFDVGPRYTDLQYIGEGAYGMVCSALDHVNKVRVAIKKISPFEHQTYCQRTLREIKILLRFRHENIIGINDILRARRIDYMRDVYIVQDLMETDLYKLLKTQQLSNDHICYFLYQILRGLKYIHSANVLHRDLKPSNLLINTTCDLKICDFGLARIADPEHDHTGFLTEYVATRWYRAPEIMLNSKGYTKSIDIWSVGCILAEMLSNRPIFPGKHYLDQLNHILSVLGSPTMEDLHCIINMKARNYLQSLPSKPKVPWTKLYPKADSKALDLLDRMLTFNPIKRINVEEALAHPYLEQYYDPSDEPVAEEPFTFNMELDDLPKERLKELIYEETARFQANYQGS
- the nudt9 gene encoding ADP-ribose pyrophosphatase, mitochondrial: MKSVLGNWDRSVHIALTLVTFPFAIRASGFCKSNNTRASSVCTLGSVSMSPTTHIKARCTVYPSSDQHRFPVPDNNVSWETHWPDYNPVNYTAPSVLKNPDWADPDIGSFSPRFNSLDGPVDRRSHEGDYSIQDGRPLNPRGRTGLNGRGLLGRWGPNHAADPIVTRWKRDSSGKNVFHAVSKRPVLQFVSIKRKDCGEWAIPGGMVDPEELVSLTLQREFSEEALNCLQASLEERKNIHERISKLFSSPGFQVYKGYVDDPRNTDNSWMETVAVNFHDETGDSVSELPLEAGDDAGQVSWHDVDSSQPLYASHSLFLQRVAEERQAHW